The DNA region CGGCGTCGAGCGCGGCCTGACAGCCGGACCCGGCGGCGGTGACCGCCTGGCGGTACGTGTGGTCCACGAGGTCGCCGGCGGCGAACACGCCCGCGAGGCCGGTGCGCGTGGACTTGCCCTCGGTGGCCACGTAGCCGTTCTGATCGGTGGCCACCTGGTCCTCGACGATCGCCGAGTTCGGCTTGTGGCCGATGGCGATGAACGCGCCGGCGATGTCGAGCCGCTTCTCCTCGCCGGTCTCGGCGTGCTTGAGCACGGCCGTCTCGAGGCCCGGCTCGCCCTCGAAGCGCTCCACCACATACGGGGTCACGAGCTCGATGTTCTCGGTGTCCCGCGCGCGCTCGTACATGATCTGCGAGGCGCGGAACTCGTCGCGCCGGTGCACGATCTGCACGGTGCTCGCGAACTTGGAGAGGAAGATCGCGTCCTCCATCGCGGTGTCGCCGCCGCCCACGACGATCGTGGGCTTGTCACGGAAGAAGGCCGCATCGCAGGTGGCGCAGTAGGAGACGCCGCGGGCCGCCAGCTCCTCCTCGCCCGGAACGCCCAGCTTGCGCGGCTCGGCGCCCATCGACAGGATCACCGCCCGAGCGGTGTGAAGCTCGTCGCCCACCCAGACCTTGTGGAGCCCGCCGTCGCGCGAGAACTCCACTCGCGACACGTCCTCGGTGATGAAGCGGGTGCCGAAGCGCTCCGCCTGGTCGCGGAACCTCTGCATCAGCTCGGGTCCCAGGATTCCGTCCGGGAAGCCCGGGTAGTTCTCCACGTCGGTGGTCTGCTGGAGCAGGCCGCCCCAGATGAACCCCTCGATCACGAGCGGGCGCAGGTCGGCCCGGGCGGTGTAGAGGGCAGCCGTGTAGCCGGCGGGCCCGCTACCGATGATGATCACGTTCTCTGGTGCGCTCACTTCGCCTCCGCAGTTACTTTACTTTGTGAAGTATAGGCCATGGGGTCGTCGTCCTCCTGCCAGCGGTTCACCTGCCTGCGCAGGCCGAAGTAACAGAGGAGCCCGGGGATGATCGGCAGCCAGAACCCCACGAGGCGGAAGGTCAGCACCGCGGGGAACACGGTGTCCACGGGGATGTCGAACAGCAGAAACGCGCCGATCAGCCCCGCGTCAAGGGTTCCTACCCCGGCCGCGGGCGACGGCGCCAGGTTGGCCACCATGCCCACGAAGAAGCCCATCACCACCACGCCGAGCGGAACTCCCCCGCCGTACGCGTGGAAGCAGGCCCACAGAATCCCAACCATCCCCACCCAGTAGCCCACGGCGCCCGCGATGGCGCTCGCGCCGCTGCGCGGATGGCGGAGATAGTCGAGCGCGGTCCGCACGCCGCTCCCCACCGTGGCCGGCCCCGTGGCGAGCCGCCGGACCCAGCGCCTGTCCTGGTACTTCGAGATCCGGCGCTCGAGGTCGGTGGGTATGAGCGCGATCAGCCCCATGACGATGAAGGCGATCGCGGCCAGGCCGGCGGGCACGATCGTCCCCGCCACGGGAGCCTCGCCATTCAGGACACCCGTGCGCAGCAGAACTCCGAACACGATGAGCGCGGCCGCGTACACCGTGTACAGCAGCACGA from Thermoleophilaceae bacterium includes:
- the trxB gene encoding thioredoxin-disulfide reductase, with the protein product MSAPENVIIIGSGPAGYTAALYTARADLRPLVIEGFIWGGLLQQTTDVENYPGFPDGILGPELMQRFRDQAERFGTRFITEDVSRVEFSRDGGLHKVWVGDELHTARAVILSMGAEPRKLGVPGEEELAARGVSYCATCDAAFFRDKPTIVVGGGDTAMEDAIFLSKFASTVQIVHRRDEFRASQIMYERARDTENIELVTPYVVERFEGEPGLETAVLKHAETGEEKRLDIAGAFIAIGHKPNSAIVEDQVATDQNGYVATEGKSTRTGLAGVFAAGDLVDHTYRQAVTAAGSGCQAALDAEAYLRDTPVIPEEHYLHHEPVEEPVEAQG
- a CDS encoding lysylphosphatidylglycerol synthase transmembrane domain-containing protein, with translation MADRRPPASELPPPTSPEMEPTVEIEQAGTRLLGDRRRMLSVLAAFLLLIVGIYVLLPKVVGVSGSLKRLSDPSWPWIAVAIGFNAFSFFAYAALFRGILGGSDEREAFYRRLDYRASLNITMAGLAASTLFSAAGAGGVALTYWALRKAGMERRRAACRMVAFLVLLYTVYAAALIVFGVLLRTGVLNGEAPVAGTIVPAGLAAIAFIVMGLIALIPTDLERRISKYQDRRWVRRLATGPATVGSGVRTALDYLRHPRSGASAIAGAVGYWVGMVGILWACFHAYGGGVPLGVVVMGFFVGMVANLAPSPAAGVGTLDAGLIGAFLLFDIPVDTVFPAVLTFRLVGFWLPIIPGLLCYFGLRRQVNRWQEDDDPMAYTSQSKVTAEAK